The following coding sequences lie in one Rutidosis leptorrhynchoides isolate AG116_Rl617_1_P2 chromosome 4, CSIRO_AGI_Rlap_v1, whole genome shotgun sequence genomic window:
- the LOC139839548 gene encoding telomere repeat-binding protein 3-like isoform X2, with the protein MVLKKRIYYGGFHGLLPPVIPKAPRSLRRRSLNQKTRENGGEICAFELLAAVAGKLLQESESSTSSIDILKEGVDHEQLEVKVDPVKSEHHDQESGVESELVAQPTNLHPVLNKSPQIENDSGSDHASIVTTSNFIKEIANSSTIETFENKSGINDTSGKPENICDVSFGDNYPKAMEKQKKGLTRVPKKSNRDGHLSFYRDPVHINCSSRHRGIVVNNNNNNNNNNNNNNNNNNNNNNNNRDDDEKYFSYSKCSTRRRVFGSRPRTGYKRVRKMLSSKYWKASSKINEYQFADTTSGVRSLYQKRKSIYTRERFQADVASKRRKLFQHSSKTAYIKEASSESMSNSVKFSIKSFKVPELYVEVPETATVGSLKRSVMEAVTAILQGQLHVGVLLRGKKVRDDNKTLQQTGISQNCNLESLGFTLEPSSPEGSSSLVQPETPLLLPCNTQQHLSRSPSSPITDGRFSNSSPGPPLSVTTLDDHIEKNEEGTTFPAEVTTQERVDDSKALVLVPPLDAEAICMVPLSDNKPSKRYEISQRRTRRPFSVTEVEALVEAVEILGAGRWRDVKMRAFDDADHRTYVDLKDKWKTLVHTASIGPQQRRGEPVPQDLLDRVLAAHAYWSQQQSKQQHMKNHKTFGSPL; encoded by the exons ATGGTGTTAAAGAAGAGAATATATTATGGAGGATTTCATGGTTTACTGCCCCCTGTGATACCTAAAGCTCCTAGATCCTTGAGG AGGAGGAGTTTAAATCAAAAAACACGAGAAAATGGTGGTGAAATATGTGCGTTTGAGTTGTTGGCAGCTGTAGCTGGCAAGTTATTGCAAGAGAGTGAAAGTTCAACCTCTAGTATTGACATTCTTAAAGAAGGCGTTGACCATGAACAACTTGAAGTCAAAGTGGACCCCGTTAAATCAGAGCATCATGATCAAGAAAGCGGTGTTGAGAGTGAGCTTGTCGCTCAACCGACTAATCTTCACCCTGTACTAAACAAATCGCCACAAATTGAAAATGATTCTGGTTCAGATCATGCTTCCATTGTTACAACTTCTAATTTCATAAAAGAAATCGCTAACAGTTCAACAATCGAAACCTTCGAAAATAAGAGCGGAATTAATGACACTTCCGGTAAACCTGAGAATATATGTGATGTTAGCTTCGGTGATAATTATCCCAAGGCCATGGAGAAACAAAAAAAAGGGTTGACTCGTGTGCCAAAAAAGTCAAATCGTGACGGACATCTATCCTTTTATAGGGATCCTGTTCACATTAATTGTTCTTCAAGGCATAGGGGcattgttgtaaataataataataataataataataataataataataataataataataataataataataataataataatagagatgatgatgaaaaatattttagtTACAGTAAATGTAGCACCAGGCGTAGGGTGTTTGGATCACGACCGCGTACGGGATACAAAAGAGTAAGGAAGATGCTATCTTCTAAATACTGGAAAGCATCCTCGAAAATTAACGAATATCAATTTGCCGACACTACTA GTGGAGTTAGGTCCTTGTACCAAAAAAGGAAGAGTATTTATACGAGAGAACGGTTTCAAGCAGACGTTGCATCTAAGAGAAGGAAGTTATTTCAACATAGCTCGAAAACTGCGTATATAAAGGAGGCAAGCAGTGAAAGCATGTCTAATTCAGTTAAATTTAGCATAAAGTCCTTTAAAGTGCCTGAACTGTACGTTGAGGTACCCGAAACTGCAACTGTAGGTTCACTAAAG AGGAGCGTAATGGAGGCTGTTACGGCTATTTTACAAGGTCAATTACATGTAGGAGTGCTTCTTCGGGGCAAAAAAGTAAGAGATGACAATAAAACGCTGCAACAAACTGGGATTTCCCAAAACTGTAACCTTGAAAGTTTAGGGTTTACATTGGAGCCTAGTTCACCTGAAGGTTCATCATCTTTAGTTCAACCAGAAACTCCATTGTTGCTACCATGCAACACACAGCAACACCTATCCAG GTCTCCTTCTAGTCCTATTACCGATGGGCGTTTCTCAAATTCTTCACCGGGCCCCCCTCTTTCTGTAACTACTTTGGATGACCATATTGAGAAGAATGAAGAAGGTACTACCTTCCCAGCTGAAGTTACAACACAAGAACGAGTGGATGACTCCAAAGCTCTTGTTCTTGTTCCACCATTGGATGCTGAGGCAATTTGTATGGTTCCATTGAGTGATAATAAACCGAGCAAAAGATACGAAATTTCACAACGGAGGACCAGGAGACCGTTTTCTGTAACAGAAGTGGAAGCACTCGTGGAAGCGGTTGAAATCCTCGGAGCCGGACG ATGGCGTGATGTTAAAATGCGTGCTTTTGATGATGCAGATCATCGGACCTATGTGGACTTGAAG GATAAATGGAAGACGCTGGTTCACACAGCAAGCATTGGCCCACAGCAAAGAAGGGGAGAACCTGTGCCACAGGATCTACTGGACCGTGTGTTGGCTGCACATGCCTACTGGTCTCAGCAACAATCTAAGCAACAGCATATGAAGAATCACAAGACCTTTGGGTCTCCATTGTAA
- the LOC139839548 gene encoding telomere repeat-binding protein 3-like isoform X1, producing the protein MVLKKRIYYGGFHGLLPPVIPKAPRSLRVRRRSLNQKTRENGGEICAFELLAAVAGKLLQESESSTSSIDILKEGVDHEQLEVKVDPVKSEHHDQESGVESELVAQPTNLHPVLNKSPQIENDSGSDHASIVTTSNFIKEIANSSTIETFENKSGINDTSGKPENICDVSFGDNYPKAMEKQKKGLTRVPKKSNRDGHLSFYRDPVHINCSSRHRGIVVNNNNNNNNNNNNNNNNNNNNNNNNRDDDEKYFSYSKCSTRRRVFGSRPRTGYKRVRKMLSSKYWKASSKINEYQFADTTSGVRSLYQKRKSIYTRERFQADVASKRRKLFQHSSKTAYIKEASSESMSNSVKFSIKSFKVPELYVEVPETATVGSLKRSVMEAVTAILQGQLHVGVLLRGKKVRDDNKTLQQTGISQNCNLESLGFTLEPSSPEGSSSLVQPETPLLLPCNTQQHLSRSPSSPITDGRFSNSSPGPPLSVTTLDDHIEKNEEGTTFPAEVTTQERVDDSKALVLVPPLDAEAICMVPLSDNKPSKRYEISQRRTRRPFSVTEVEALVEAVEILGAGRWRDVKMRAFDDADHRTYVDLKDKWKTLVHTASIGPQQRRGEPVPQDLLDRVLAAHAYWSQQQSKQQHMKNHKTFGSPL; encoded by the exons ATGGTGTTAAAGAAGAGAATATATTATGGAGGATTTCATGGTTTACTGCCCCCTGTGATACCTAAAGCTCCTAGATCCTTGAGGGTGCGT AGGAGGAGTTTAAATCAAAAAACACGAGAAAATGGTGGTGAAATATGTGCGTTTGAGTTGTTGGCAGCTGTAGCTGGCAAGTTATTGCAAGAGAGTGAAAGTTCAACCTCTAGTATTGACATTCTTAAAGAAGGCGTTGACCATGAACAACTTGAAGTCAAAGTGGACCCCGTTAAATCAGAGCATCATGATCAAGAAAGCGGTGTTGAGAGTGAGCTTGTCGCTCAACCGACTAATCTTCACCCTGTACTAAACAAATCGCCACAAATTGAAAATGATTCTGGTTCAGATCATGCTTCCATTGTTACAACTTCTAATTTCATAAAAGAAATCGCTAACAGTTCAACAATCGAAACCTTCGAAAATAAGAGCGGAATTAATGACACTTCCGGTAAACCTGAGAATATATGTGATGTTAGCTTCGGTGATAATTATCCCAAGGCCATGGAGAAACAAAAAAAAGGGTTGACTCGTGTGCCAAAAAAGTCAAATCGTGACGGACATCTATCCTTTTATAGGGATCCTGTTCACATTAATTGTTCTTCAAGGCATAGGGGcattgttgtaaataataataataataataataataataataataataataataataataataataataataataataataatagagatgatgatgaaaaatattttagtTACAGTAAATGTAGCACCAGGCGTAGGGTGTTTGGATCACGACCGCGTACGGGATACAAAAGAGTAAGGAAGATGCTATCTTCTAAATACTGGAAAGCATCCTCGAAAATTAACGAATATCAATTTGCCGACACTACTA GTGGAGTTAGGTCCTTGTACCAAAAAAGGAAGAGTATTTATACGAGAGAACGGTTTCAAGCAGACGTTGCATCTAAGAGAAGGAAGTTATTTCAACATAGCTCGAAAACTGCGTATATAAAGGAGGCAAGCAGTGAAAGCATGTCTAATTCAGTTAAATTTAGCATAAAGTCCTTTAAAGTGCCTGAACTGTACGTTGAGGTACCCGAAACTGCAACTGTAGGTTCACTAAAG AGGAGCGTAATGGAGGCTGTTACGGCTATTTTACAAGGTCAATTACATGTAGGAGTGCTTCTTCGGGGCAAAAAAGTAAGAGATGACAATAAAACGCTGCAACAAACTGGGATTTCCCAAAACTGTAACCTTGAAAGTTTAGGGTTTACATTGGAGCCTAGTTCACCTGAAGGTTCATCATCTTTAGTTCAACCAGAAACTCCATTGTTGCTACCATGCAACACACAGCAACACCTATCCAG GTCTCCTTCTAGTCCTATTACCGATGGGCGTTTCTCAAATTCTTCACCGGGCCCCCCTCTTTCTGTAACTACTTTGGATGACCATATTGAGAAGAATGAAGAAGGTACTACCTTCCCAGCTGAAGTTACAACACAAGAACGAGTGGATGACTCCAAAGCTCTTGTTCTTGTTCCACCATTGGATGCTGAGGCAATTTGTATGGTTCCATTGAGTGATAATAAACCGAGCAAAAGATACGAAATTTCACAACGGAGGACCAGGAGACCGTTTTCTGTAACAGAAGTGGAAGCACTCGTGGAAGCGGTTGAAATCCTCGGAGCCGGACG ATGGCGTGATGTTAAAATGCGTGCTTTTGATGATGCAGATCATCGGACCTATGTGGACTTGAAG GATAAATGGAAGACGCTGGTTCACACAGCAAGCATTGGCCCACAGCAAAGAAGGGGAGAACCTGTGCCACAGGATCTACTGGACCGTGTGTTGGCTGCACATGCCTACTGGTCTCAGCAACAATCTAAGCAACAGCATATGAAGAATCACAAGACCTTTGGGTCTCCATTGTAA